In the Haloferula helveola genome, one interval contains:
- a CDS encoding sensor histidine kinase, whose protein sequence is MRSIRGRLTGWFLAGFGVLWLVAGAAVYFSYRAGLVAGMEAELQTMCRQVRSVGMAGGGGPGRGGRWMEQETDTAEVLGPDVMWQVWRTDGEEVSRSDNLTADLPPPDEGRATIVDLADGTRVMSVGHHFGGGGGPGGQGGGGGQGRGRWGMGGPGGGMDISVARPLDALQAKLLRMALLIAGSGVVLAGLGWMWVRFVVHDGLSPLCRIADEIGSIDSASLDGRFANDGLPSELEPIVDRLNRLMDRLEGSFARERRFSADLAHEMRTPIAEAKTIAESAVKWPEEGGPEAWQDVVASVARMEAVVQSMLQLARLEREQPGAKGEPFPLARIVNERWADHASVAEARDVRLRSEVAADAMVVGDRGWWDHLLGNLLGNAAEYADAGSEVVITMEDDGAVTISNRASGLAAEDVGHLFDRFWRADEARGESTHCGLGLSLAKACADALGLQLEANLGEGGVLEMRVTGL, encoded by the coding sequence ATGAGGTCGATCCGCGGACGTCTGACCGGGTGGTTTCTCGCCGGTTTCGGAGTGCTCTGGCTGGTGGCCGGTGCCGCCGTGTATTTTTCCTACCGCGCCGGACTCGTCGCCGGGATGGAGGCGGAGTTGCAAACGATGTGCCGGCAGGTCCGCTCGGTCGGGATGGCCGGCGGCGGAGGTCCGGGACGGGGCGGCCGCTGGATGGAGCAGGAGACGGACACCGCCGAGGTGCTCGGTCCGGATGTCATGTGGCAGGTGTGGAGAACGGATGGCGAGGAGGTCTCGCGCTCCGACAATCTCACGGCGGATCTACCCCCGCCTGACGAAGGCCGCGCCACGATTGTCGATCTGGCCGACGGAACCCGCGTCATGAGCGTGGGTCATCATTTCGGTGGTGGCGGTGGTCCCGGTGGGCAGGGCGGAGGCGGCGGACAAGGCCGCGGCCGCTGGGGGATGGGTGGCCCGGGTGGCGGCATGGATATCAGCGTGGCCAGGCCGCTCGACGCGTTGCAGGCCAAGTTGCTCCGCATGGCCCTGCTGATCGCGGGATCCGGCGTGGTGCTTGCCGGACTGGGATGGATGTGGGTGCGGTTCGTGGTGCACGACGGCCTATCGCCCTTGTGCCGGATCGCCGACGAGATCGGCAGTATCGACAGCGCGTCCTTGGACGGTCGATTCGCCAACGACGGGCTGCCTTCCGAACTCGAACCGATCGTCGATCGCCTGAACCGGTTGATGGACCGCCTCGAGGGAAGCTTCGCACGTGAGCGGAGGTTCAGTGCGGATCTGGCCCACGAGATGCGCACGCCGATCGCCGAAGCCAAGACGATCGCCGAGTCGGCGGTGAAGTGGCCCGAGGAAGGTGGCCCGGAGGCTTGGCAGGATGTCGTTGCGTCGGTCGCACGCATGGAGGCGGTGGTCCAGTCGATGCTCCAGCTTGCCCGCCTTGAGCGCGAGCAGCCGGGCGCGAAGGGTGAGCCGTTTCCCTTGGCGAGAATCGTCAACGAAAGGTGGGCCGATCACGCGTCGGTCGCCGAAGCGCGCGATGTGCGGCTGCGCTCCGAGGTCGCAGCCGACGCGATGGTTGTCGGCGACCGGGGATGGTGGGATCACCTGTTAGGGAATCTTCTGGGCAATGCGGCGGAGTATGCCGATGCCGGCAGCGAGGTCGTTATCACGATGGAAGACGACGGTGCCGTGACCATTTCCAATCGTGCCTCCGGGCTTGCTGCGGAGGATGTCGGTCATCTGTTCGACCGGTTCTGGCGGGCTGACGAGGCTCGCGGCGAGAGCACCCACTGCGGGCTCGGGCTTTCCCTCGCGAAGGCCTGCGCCGACGCGCTCGGCCTGCAGCTTGAAGCAAACCTTGGCGAGGGCGGGGTGCTGGAGATGCGGGTGACCGGGCTTTGA
- a CDS encoding response regulator transcription factor → MRVLVVEDSDRLRVAVAKALRHSGYVVDEADNGEDGLWRIRECSYDAVVLDIMLPKLDGLSVLAKLREENNRTPVLLLTARNTVEDRVTGLRGGADDYLGKPFALAELLARVDAMCRRRFDHPATTVEVGDLVVDTDRRSASRGGDRLDLTAREYRLLEVLALQPGKVMSRTELEKHLYDELASPMSNVVDATVYQLRRKLAAAGSGSPLIHTRRGQGYVMEEEAP, encoded by the coding sequence ATGCGTGTTCTCGTGGTCGAAGATTCCGACAGGCTCCGTGTGGCGGTGGCGAAGGCCCTCCGCCACAGCGGCTACGTCGTGGATGAGGCCGACAACGGCGAGGACGGGCTGTGGCGGATCCGCGAGTGCTCGTACGACGCGGTGGTGCTGGACATCATGTTGCCGAAGCTCGACGGCCTTTCGGTGCTGGCGAAGTTGCGGGAGGAGAACAACAGGACGCCGGTGCTCCTGCTCACCGCGCGCAACACGGTCGAGGACCGGGTGACGGGCCTGCGTGGCGGCGCCGACGACTATCTCGGGAAACCCTTCGCGCTCGCCGAGCTGCTGGCACGGGTCGATGCGATGTGTCGTCGGCGGTTCGATCATCCGGCGACTACGGTGGAAGTCGGCGATCTGGTCGTGGACACCGACCGGCGCTCGGCGTCGCGCGGCGGTGATCGTCTCGACCTCACCGCCCGCGAGTACCGGCTCCTTGAAGTCCTCGCGCTGCAGCCGGGGAAGGTCATGAGCCGCACCGAACTTGAGAAGCATCTTTATGATGAGCTGGCCTCGCCGATGAGCAATGTGGTCGATGCCACCGTCTACCAGCTGCGCCGCAAGTTGGCGGCGGCGGGCAGCGGTAGTCCGCTGATCCACACGCGGCGCGGGCAGGGATACGTGATGGAGGAGGAAGCGCCATGA
- a CDS encoding sulfatase, whose protein sequence is MILRILAAPLSLLLVLAAPALAAEKPNILFIYLDDFGWKDTGYMGSDFYETPVLDGLAKGGMVFTNGYSNAANCAPARACLLSGQYTPRHRIFNVGTKPRGKAEFRRLNVAPGTSVLDDGIVTWAESLKKAGYRTGMFGKWHLGPDPTTQGFDVAVEHQKLPGFKGHYGPDGEYLADALTDRTIEFIKDSKDGPWCAYLAHFGVHTPLHPKKDLLPKYESKKPGKLHDHVVMATMIQAIDDSVGRLVSELERLGERDDTVIVFSSDNGGYGPATDMDPLWGYKGTYFEGGIRVPYFIHWPGVVEPGSRSDAPIIGTDIYPTFCEIAGVPLPDQPVDGRSLVPILKGEKESFGERPIFWHFPAYLQSYSIYGEQRDPLFRSRPVSVVRVGDFKLKQYFEDGKVVLYNLKDDIRERKDLAAEMPEKRDELLGILRDWQKKSDAPTSLTTNPKFDEKAERKAIEKALGKAK, encoded by the coding sequence ATGATCCTTCGTATTCTCGCTGCACCGCTCTCCTTGCTCCTCGTGCTTGCCGCTCCGGCACTCGCGGCGGAGAAGCCGAACATCCTGTTCATCTACCTCGATGACTTCGGTTGGAAGGACACCGGATACATGGGGTCGGACTTCTACGAGACGCCGGTTCTCGATGGCCTTGCCAAGGGCGGCATGGTCTTCACCAACGGCTACTCGAACGCTGCCAACTGCGCTCCGGCCCGCGCCTGCCTGTTGAGCGGTCAGTACACGCCGCGCCACCGGATCTTCAATGTCGGGACGAAGCCACGGGGCAAGGCGGAGTTCCGCCGTCTGAACGTTGCGCCGGGGACCTCGGTGCTCGACGACGGCATCGTGACCTGGGCCGAGTCGCTGAAGAAGGCGGGCTACCGCACGGGCATGTTCGGCAAGTGGCACCTCGGGCCGGATCCGACGACGCAGGGATTCGACGTGGCGGTCGAGCATCAGAAACTCCCGGGCTTCAAAGGTCACTACGGACCCGATGGAGAGTACCTCGCCGACGCGCTCACCGACCGGACGATCGAGTTCATCAAGGACAGCAAGGACGGCCCGTGGTGCGCCTACCTCGCCCACTTCGGAGTCCACACACCCTTGCACCCGAAGAAGGACCTGCTTCCGAAGTACGAATCGAAGAAGCCGGGCAAGCTGCATGACCACGTGGTGATGGCGACGATGATCCAGGCGATCGATGACAGCGTCGGACGTCTGGTCAGCGAACTCGAGCGACTCGGCGAGCGCGACGACACCGTGATCGTCTTTTCCTCCGACAACGGCGGCTATGGTCCGGCGACTGACATGGATCCGCTGTGGGGCTACAAGGGGACCTACTTCGAAGGCGGCATCCGGGTGCCGTACTTCATCCACTGGCCGGGTGTCGTGGAGCCGGGCAGCCGATCGGACGCGCCGATCATCGGCACCGACATCTACCCGACCTTCTGCGAGATCGCCGGTGTGCCATTGCCCGACCAGCCCGTCGACGGCCGCAGCCTCGTGCCGATCCTGAAGGGTGAGAAGGAGAGCTTCGGCGAGCGTCCGATCTTCTGGCACTTCCCGGCCTATCTCCAGAGCTACAGCATTTACGGCGAGCAGCGGGATCCGTTGTTCCGCTCGCGGCCGGTCTCGGTGGTGCGTGTCGGTGATTTCAAGCTGAAGCAGTACTTCGAGGACGGAAAGGTCGTGCTCTACAACCTGAAGGACGACATCCGCGAGCGGAAGGACCTCGCCGCGGAGATGCCGGAGAAGCGCGACGAGCTGCTCGGCATCCTGCGCGACTGGCAGAAGAAGTCGGACGCCCCGACCTCGCTCACCACGAATCCGAAGTTCGACGAAAAGGCCGAACGCAAGGCGATCGAAAAGGCACTTGGCAAGGCGAAGTGA